From the genome of Sander lucioperca isolate FBNREF2018 chromosome 1, SLUC_FBN_1.2, whole genome shotgun sequence, one region includes:
- the LOC118494594 gene encoding yrdC domain-containing protein, mitochondrial-like, whose product MEVVLVCFLLSTLQRLPYELEIAMLELLSTICIYGALASLVNCIFSQRLLPMGPPLRKEKVKQESAPEVPCPVANSRLTSGLLKIAGLLKEGGVCGIPTDTVYALAASCKNPQAIEKIYNIKDRPAEKPICICISNVEQLVAAKPPFSPLL is encoded by the exons ATGGAGGTTGTTCTGGTCTGTTTCCTGCTTTCCACTCTGCAGCGACTGCCTTATGAGCTTGAAA TTGCCATGCTTGAACTACTTTCAACAATTTGTATATATGGAGCTCTGGCGTCACTGGTGAACTGTATCTTCTCACAAAGACTGCTACCTATGGGCCCTCCCTTAAGAAAG GAGAAAGTGAAGCAGGAATCTGCTCCGGAGGTTCCCTGTCCTGTGGCTAATTCCCGACTCACCAGTGGTCTCCTGAAGATCGCTGGCCTACTGAAAGAAGGAGGAGTGTGTGGTATTCCCACAGACACTGTGTATGCCCTGGCTGCCTCCTGCAAGAATCCTCAAGCTATAGAGAAAATATACAATATTAAA GACAGACCAGCAGAGAAGCCCATCTGCATTTGCATCTCTAACGTGGAGCAGCTGGTGGCAGCCAAGCCTCCCTTCAGCCCTCTGCTCTAG